One Clupea harengus unplaced genomic scaffold, Ch_v2.0.2, whole genome shotgun sequence genomic window, GCCAGTGAAGGAACTCTGGACACCTGACATCATCATCTATGAATTGTGAGCTTCTCTGATCCAGTATTTCATAGCTGAGAGTGACAGATGGTAGGCCTTACtcacacgtgtgtttgtgtgtgtgtgtttgtgtgtgtgtgtttgtgtgtgtgtgtctgtgtgtgtgtgggtgtgtgtgtgctgctctctgcCTTCCTGTGTCAGTGTGGACGATGACGTCTCCCAAGCCTGCCCCTACGTGTACGTCAATCACACGGGACACATCCGCTACGACCGCATGCTCAGGCTCGTGAGCTCCTGCAACCTGGAGATCTTCAGCTTCCCCTTCGACATCCAGAACTGCACTTTCACCTTCGGTTCCTACATGCACACAAGTAAACACTATTAAAGCCTCGAAACCTGCAGACTGTGCGTCAGATACCAGCTATGCTGAATACCTTACCCATGATTAATCCATTAAGTCGTCAAATAAGCTGTTGCCGTCACTCCAGTGCCATAGAACCGCGTCTAATATAGAATCTAGAACATGCCCgactcctttcctcttctctcccgcTACTGTTCTGGACGACAGTAAAGGATATGAGGGTCAGCCCGGCCCTGTCCTTTGCTGAGATGTCGGGGAACTCTAAGCAGTACCTGGAGGCCAGTGGGGAGTGGGAGCTGGTGGTCATCCTGGGAGAAGCGAGCATCCTGCAGTTCGGAATAGACGAGTGCGACATCATCACTTTCTGGGTAAAAcgaggaaaaacagacacagaagcaGTATATCATTGGTGTCAGAATTCATATCTATATTCATTTGGCAGGGACTTAACATGCTAGCATTTTACTCCTCCAAATTCAACTACTTGAACAAGTAGCAACGTGGCTTTAATGCGACCAGTTGCtaataaaacagacacaaaaatgtgtgttaaaaatgtgtcttatgttcactgagagagtgtgtggtgcaTTCGTCCGGTCATTCTCTTTGTCTAGGTGGTCATTAAGAGACGGCCCATGCTGTACGTGGTCAACCTCCTGATCCCCAGCTCTTTCCTCATGATCATCGACATCTTGTCCTTCTACCTGCCGCCACACAGCGTGGACAGAGCCTCCTTTAAGATGACACTCATCCTGGGGTACACCGTCTTCCTGCTCATCATGAACGACCTGCTGCCCAGCACTGCAAACGGCACCCCCATCATAGGTCAGATCACACCCCCATCATAGGTCAGATCACCAAACGGCACCCCCATCATAGGGTCAGATCACCCCCATCATAGGTCAGATCACACCCCCATCATAAGTCAGATCACCAAACGGCACCCCCATCATAGGTCAGATGACCAAACTCTAGCAAACACATGGTGTTATTTACTTTGAAGGGGATTTGAGAGAaatattaaacatatttatttactattttattttattattttgagtTTTTATTTTCTGCTTGGCAAGCACTGCTATCTCCTCCCCGTTCTCTCAGGCATCTACTTCTCCGTGTGTCTGGCCCTGATGGTGATCAGCCTGCTGGAGACGGTCGTCATCACCAACGTGCTCCACACCAACTCCACGAAGTACCGCGACGTGCCGCACTGGGTGCGGGTGTGATTCTGGGCTTCATCGCCCGGCTCATCTGCTACAGGTGGCCGAGGAAATCACTTCTGTGGTCCAGGAGAAGCCGGACAACTCGGGGACCCGTGCCATCCAGCCACCCGCCCAATCAACACCGGCGCACCAAAGCCGAAACAGTGAGATATTCGTTTCAATTCCATAACCTCTACCAAGTCTTTGTCCAGGGGTGGATATTAATAATGTAGACCAGATCACTCTGTAGTGGCACTCCGTTTAGTTCTGAGTCTTCTGTACCACAATTTTGAGTTCAGTCTTAGAAACTATTAATTGACACGCGAGTGAGACAAGTAAATCTtccataaaaaatgtttacgagAAAACGTTAGAGTTACAAGttcacacggtcaaaaaactatgTCGCTTCCAACATCTCTGAGCTCAAATCTAAACTAAAAGTTCCATACGCAGGTATTACACTGACGTAACGTCATCTGATTGGAAGCTTATATTCTGACAAGTTATTCagcttttaaatacaatactaaattatatatattaacCTAAACATTCTTTCAAATCATAATGAGATTATTTATCTTCAGAtacctttttaaatctttttaaactaaattattatAACAGATGAAATCATGAATTTGGCTCTTACATTACCCGGCCCCTAATTGGTTAGACAGGAGGACTAAGCAATTATAACTTAAACATTATAACAACAAACAAGAGCCACAATACTTCAAATGTCCATAAACTTTAAACTAGTatcttctctcttcacttctGATATTGCCTCTTCCAATAGGCACAGCTTGTTTACAGGCCTTTCCAGCGTGCTGGTTTTAGTCTTTAGCTTTACTCTTCTCACTGTTCCATTTGAGTCTGGCAATGTTCCACAACCTTCCCCATGAGCCAGGAGTTGCGTGGAGAGGAACTGTCACTAGTAGCACGACATCTCCGGTCATGAAGTTTCTTCTAGGCTTCAGCCATTTCTGGCGCTCCTGTAGAAGTGGAAGATACTCACGTGTCCATCTGGTCCAGAATAAATCCACGAGATATTGGACTTGTTTCCATCTTcttcttgtgtatgtgtcatctTTGCTGAATATGCCTGGAGGCATGCTGGTTGACATTTCAGCAACAACAAGTGGTTCGGTGTCAGAGGCTCAACGTCGTTCACATCATCTGAGACGCTTGTGAGCGGCCTGCCATTTATGATGCTTTCCACTTCACACATTATTGTGTGTAGGCAATCATCATTCACTGTCTGTTCTTTCAATAAGGAATTAAGGATCCTTCGCATGTCCGGATTTGTCTTTCCCAAACCCCACCTTGGTGAGAGGCTGCTGGGCTGTTGAATATCCACTTTATCCCTTTTGGTTGCAGGACTCTTTCAATCTTGATGTTATCCAGCTGTTGGATGGCTTCTCTCAGTTCTCTTTCAGCGGACACAAAATTAGTGCCATTATCCGACCTCATGATGGTAACTTGGCCTCTTCTGCTTATGAGTCAGTGTCAAGGCTATCTGCAACTTCGATGTGCACCGCTCTGAGTGTGAGACAAGTGAACACGCCGTATCTCTTGACCGTACCCCGGCCCCGTCTGACATCAAACGGTCAAAGAAATCAACACCGGTGTTTGTGAAAGGAGGTTTGTCTGGCAAGAGGCGATCTTCAGGCAAGCTTGCCATCTTCTGCTCTCCAACCTTTCCATTGATCCTGCGGCATGTTGTACATTTGCTGATTATCTTTCGGATTGCAGAATTGGCCTGTGGGATCCAGTACTTGCGTCTAAGTTGTGCCAAGACATAACTGCGACCACAGTGTCCTGTTCTTTGGTGTATGTCTCTTAAAATCAGTGTGGCGACTCTGCTATGCTTAGACAGAATCACTGGATGTTTAGCATTTTCTGGCATGGCAGACTTGTTGAGTCTTCCACCAACCCTTAAAGTGTCATCTTGGAGAATGGGGTCCAGTTTGAAAAACTGACTGCTGCGTCTGAGCTGTCTGCTCTTCTGCAAGG contains:
- the LOC122132329 gene encoding 5-hydroxytryptamine receptor 3C-like, with protein sequence MGTSCGYLFTSCAFLLTVSLCLCELTCREGHSGPTYESLDDVFAKKSFRPAVNLSTPTIANISFTLYAVLGVYWFHEFLIWDPEKCDGVTKISLPVKELWTPDIIIYEFVDDDVSQACPYVYVNHTGHIRYDRMLRLVSSCNLEIFSFPFDIQNCTFTFGSYMHTIKDMRVSPALSFAEMSGNSKQYLEASGEWELVVILGEASILQFGIDECDIITFWVVIKRRPMLYVVNLLIPSSFLMIIDILSFYLPPHSVDRASFKMTLILGYTVFLLIMNDLLPSTANGTPIIGQITPPS